A single Ciona intestinalis chromosome 14, KH, whole genome shotgun sequence DNA region contains:
- the LOC100186209 gene encoding mitogen-activated protein kinase kinase kinase 7-like isoform X1: MLCKPNLDTTLLKCEVNSSAVLGTGCSGTTYKALHGVYGDVAAKLLKYNNDVNRKAANEIDLLSSINGNKFVVNYFGWNYVKHSGIEYPLIVMEYMECGSLHDVLYKDSSIDFHYSLRKRAMKEFAEGLRFLHFHLYGKHPIVHCDLKPQNLLFTAEMHLKISDLGSAVRCWTAELKLKGNRESVYVSTRYCAPELFNWNLNQRLKPEVDVYSYGIILWETMVREEPYKYAKNDDVIKVAVMTCANRPSVKPKFLTEKGISYDMKTALIAVCPLIWHKTPSMRPSAEQLTQLINEYFPFSRKEAMSEGSKFALQKLPEDPRLVQTEPLTQLIKRDMQCKVTENGGNDFSISIPANSMLAEENVTSPKLPYESEFFQPQAENFQDNTQLQRNNTQAEKRSRIDLQSQRHDQPVQDYGLNMVPISPQRQMFLDGNSFPSRLDELPVSPPLLQPPLQMVYPVSASNDRALESRDHPTGNIWSNHQRTDSDPCSETGDFVPHCASAKEFQRCYSTETMATEYSSASLMEDHWYVNLPSPFSRGSQRYMTFHGSERQRYYGSIARSTGKSRTRPSQHQVTEVEINSPTRCLMLGAKKVGKHEMENLYKHFMVAKRLKNEPYNEFIIISQKHYEAYSPAIDVVLLCFACDAKKSLDQLKQIWSNFSRLRNMQDIPVVVVMTKAEKMKTQQYCTTYSQGKVFSEALNAPFHSYTTGSKQDLEKAFQIAYEKAKSKYPF; encoded by the exons atgctTTGTAAGCCAAACCTGGACACGACCTTGTTGAAATGCGAGGTGAATTCATCGGCTGTTCTTGGTACTGGATGCTCTGGAACCACTTACAAAGCTTTACATGGAGTTTATGGAGATGTAGCAGCCAAACTGTTGAAATATAACAATGATGTTAACAGAAAAGCCGCAAATG AAATTGATTTGCTTTCAAGCATCAATGGAAACAAGTTTGTTGTCAACTATTTTGGGTGGAATTACGTGAAACACTCTGGTATTGAATATCCATTGATTGTTATGGAGTATATGGAATGTGGGTCGCTTCATGATGTTTTGTATAAAGACTCTTCTATTGATTTTCATTATTCTCTCCGAAAAAG GGCCATGAAAGAGTTTGCTGAAGGCCTTCGATTTTTACATTTCCATCTGTATGGCAAGCATCCTATAGTCCACTGCGATTTAAAg CCTCAAAATCTGTTATTCACTGCGGAAATGCATCTCAAGATCAGTGACTTGGGATCAGCTGTACGCTGCTGGACTGCAGAGCTTAAGCTGAAAGGAAATAGGGAATCTGTGTATGTTTCTACACGATACTGTGCCCCTGAACTATTTAATTGGAATCTTAACCAAAGGCTAAAACCTGAG GTTGATGTGTACAGTTACGGAATAATTTTATGGGAGACAATGGTTCGTGAGGAACCATACAAGTATGCTAAAAATGATGACGTTATAAAAGTAGCTGTGATGACTTGTGCTAACCGACCTTCTGTGAAACCAAAATTCCTTACAGAGAAAGGCATTTCATATGATATG AAAACTGCCTTGATAGCTGTTTGTCCATTAATTTGGCATAAAACACCCTCCATGAGACCATCTGCTGAACAATTGACTCAATTGATAAACGAGTACTTCCCATTCTCCCGGAAAGAAGCAATGTCAGAg GGAAGCAAATTTGCTCTGCAAAAGCTGCCAGAAGATCCACGTTTAGTACAAACTGAACCACTCACCCAACTTATTAAGCGGGACATGCAATGCAAGGTTACTGAAAATGGCGGCAACGATTTTTCAATCTCTATTCCCGCAAATAGCATGCTGGCCGAAGAAAATGTGACCAGCCCAAAGTTGCCATACGAGTCTGAATTTTTTCAACCTCAAGCAGAAAATTTTCAAGATAACACACAGTTGCAGAGGAACAACACACAAGCTGAAAAACGATCAAGAATAGATCTGCAAAGTCAAAGGCATGATCAGCCGGTGCAAGACTATGGGTTGAATATGGTGCCTATTTCTCCACAAAGACAAATGTTTCTTGACGGAAATTCTTTCCCATCTCGTTTAGATGAGTTGCCAGTTTCACCACCATTGTTGCAACCACCATTGCAAATGGTTTACCCGGTTTCTGCATCTAACGACAGAGCGTTAGAATCCAGAGACCACCCGACTGGAAATATCTGGTCTAACCATCAGAGAACAGATTCAGATCCATGTTCAGAGACAGGCGACTTCGTTCCTCACTGTGCGAGTGCTAAAGAATTCCAGAGATGTTATTCTACAGAGACCATGGCTACTGAGTACTCCAGTGCAAGTTTAATGGAAGACCATTGGTATGTGAATCTTCCCAGCCCCTTTAGTAGAGGCAGCCAGCGGTATATGACCTTTCATGGCTCAGAACGTCAGCGATATTATGGTTCTATTGCCAGATCAACTGGAAAGAGTCGAACAAGACCAAGTCAACATCAG GTGACGGAGGTTGAAATAAATTCTCCAACACGCTGTCTCATGCTTGGTGCAAAGAAAGTGGGAAAACATGAAATGGAAAATCTTTACAAGCATTTTATGGTCGCAAAACGACTTAAG AATGAACCATACAATGAATTCATTATTATCTCTCAAAAACATTATGAAGCTTACTCTCCTGCTATTGATGTTGTTCTCTTGTGTTTTGCGTGCGATGCAAAGAAATCTCTCGATCAATTGAAACAGATTTGGAGCAATTTTAGCCGGCTTCGAAACATGCAGGATATACCAGTAGTCGTTGTTATGACAAAGGCAGAGAAAATGAAAACGCAGCAATATTGTACGACCTACTCTCAAGGAAAGGTGTTTTCAGAAGCGTTAAATGCACCTTTCCATTCCTATACAACTGGATCAAAGCAAGACCTGGAAAAAGCATTCCAAATAGCTTATGAAAAAGCAAAAAGTAAATACCCTTTTTAA
- the LOC100186209 gene encoding mitogen-activated protein kinase kinase kinase 7-like isoform X2 — MLCKPNLDTTLLKCEVNSSAVLGTGCSGTTYKALHGVYGDVAAKLLKYNNDVNRKAANEIDLLSSINGNKFVVNYFGWNYVKHSGIEYPLIVMEYMECGSLHDVLYKDSSIDFHYSLRKRAMKEFAEGLRFLHFHLYGKHPIVHCDLKPQNLLFTAEMHLKISDLGSAVRCWTAELKLKGNRESVYVSTRYCAPELFNWNLNQRLKPEVDVYSYGIILWETMVREEPYKYAKNDDVIKVAVMTCANRPSVKPKFLTEKGISYDMKTALIAVCPLIWHKTPSMRPSAEQLTQLINEYFPFSRKEAMSEGSKFALQKLPEDPRLVQTEPLTQLIKRDMQCKVTENGGNDFSISIPANSMLAEENVTSPKLPYESEFFQPQAENFQDNTQLQRNNTQAEKRSRIDLQSQRHDQPVQDYGLNMVPISPQRQMFLDGNSFPSRLDELPVSPPLLQPPLQMVYPVSASNDRALESRDHPTGNIWSNHQRTDSDPCSETGDFVPHCASAKEFQRCYSTETMATEYSSASLMEDHWYVNLPSPFSRGSQRYMTFHGSERQRYYGSIARSTGKSRTRPSQHQNEPYNEFIIISQKHYEAYSPAIDVVLLCFACDAKKSLDQLKQIWSNFSRLRNMQDIPVVVVMTKAEKMKTQQYCTTYSQGKVFSEALNAPFHSYTTGSKQDLEKAFQIAYEKAKSKYPF; from the exons atgctTTGTAAGCCAAACCTGGACACGACCTTGTTGAAATGCGAGGTGAATTCATCGGCTGTTCTTGGTACTGGATGCTCTGGAACCACTTACAAAGCTTTACATGGAGTTTATGGAGATGTAGCAGCCAAACTGTTGAAATATAACAATGATGTTAACAGAAAAGCCGCAAATG AAATTGATTTGCTTTCAAGCATCAATGGAAACAAGTTTGTTGTCAACTATTTTGGGTGGAATTACGTGAAACACTCTGGTATTGAATATCCATTGATTGTTATGGAGTATATGGAATGTGGGTCGCTTCATGATGTTTTGTATAAAGACTCTTCTATTGATTTTCATTATTCTCTCCGAAAAAG GGCCATGAAAGAGTTTGCTGAAGGCCTTCGATTTTTACATTTCCATCTGTATGGCAAGCATCCTATAGTCCACTGCGATTTAAAg CCTCAAAATCTGTTATTCACTGCGGAAATGCATCTCAAGATCAGTGACTTGGGATCAGCTGTACGCTGCTGGACTGCAGAGCTTAAGCTGAAAGGAAATAGGGAATCTGTGTATGTTTCTACACGATACTGTGCCCCTGAACTATTTAATTGGAATCTTAACCAAAGGCTAAAACCTGAG GTTGATGTGTACAGTTACGGAATAATTTTATGGGAGACAATGGTTCGTGAGGAACCATACAAGTATGCTAAAAATGATGACGTTATAAAAGTAGCTGTGATGACTTGTGCTAACCGACCTTCTGTGAAACCAAAATTCCTTACAGAGAAAGGCATTTCATATGATATG AAAACTGCCTTGATAGCTGTTTGTCCATTAATTTGGCATAAAACACCCTCCATGAGACCATCTGCTGAACAATTGACTCAATTGATAAACGAGTACTTCCCATTCTCCCGGAAAGAAGCAATGTCAGAg GGAAGCAAATTTGCTCTGCAAAAGCTGCCAGAAGATCCACGTTTAGTACAAACTGAACCACTCACCCAACTTATTAAGCGGGACATGCAATGCAAGGTTACTGAAAATGGCGGCAACGATTTTTCAATCTCTATTCCCGCAAATAGCATGCTGGCCGAAGAAAATGTGACCAGCCCAAAGTTGCCATACGAGTCTGAATTTTTTCAACCTCAAGCAGAAAATTTTCAAGATAACACACAGTTGCAGAGGAACAACACACAAGCTGAAAAACGATCAAGAATAGATCTGCAAAGTCAAAGGCATGATCAGCCGGTGCAAGACTATGGGTTGAATATGGTGCCTATTTCTCCACAAAGACAAATGTTTCTTGACGGAAATTCTTTCCCATCTCGTTTAGATGAGTTGCCAGTTTCACCACCATTGTTGCAACCACCATTGCAAATGGTTTACCCGGTTTCTGCATCTAACGACAGAGCGTTAGAATCCAGAGACCACCCGACTGGAAATATCTGGTCTAACCATCAGAGAACAGATTCAGATCCATGTTCAGAGACAGGCGACTTCGTTCCTCACTGTGCGAGTGCTAAAGAATTCCAGAGATGTTATTCTACAGAGACCATGGCTACTGAGTACTCCAGTGCAAGTTTAATGGAAGACCATTGGTATGTGAATCTTCCCAGCCCCTTTAGTAGAGGCAGCCAGCGGTATATGACCTTTCATGGCTCAGAACGTCAGCGATATTATGGTTCTATTGCCAGATCAACTGGAAAGAGTCGAACAAGACCAAGTCAACATCAG AATGAACCATACAATGAATTCATTATTATCTCTCAAAAACATTATGAAGCTTACTCTCCTGCTATTGATGTTGTTCTCTTGTGTTTTGCGTGCGATGCAAAGAAATCTCTCGATCAATTGAAACAGATTTGGAGCAATTTTAGCCGGCTTCGAAACATGCAGGATATACCAGTAGTCGTTGTTATGACAAAGGCAGAGAAAATGAAAACGCAGCAATATTGTACGACCTACTCTCAAGGAAAGGTGTTTTCAGAAGCGTTAAATGCACCTTTCCATTCCTATACAACTGGATCAAAGCAAGACCTGGAAAAAGCATTCCAAATAGCTTATGAAAAAGCAAAAAGTAAATACCCTTTTTAA